In a genomic window of Asticcacaulis sp.:
- the metG gene encoding methionine--tRNA ligase: protein MSRILITSALPYINGIKHLGNLAGSMLPADVFARFQRARGHEVLYICATDEHGTPAELAAAKAGQDVRTYCDEQHLIQKNAGEAFGLSYDWFGRSSSPENRELTQAFCEALDRNGLIEERVDKMVFSIDDGRFLPDRYVEGTCPHCGYDKARGDQCDNCGRLLDPTDLINPYSAVSGSRNLEVRDTRHLYLLQTKVEPQLREWIAGKSEWPQLALSIANKHLEEGLIDRGITRDLKWGVPVTKDGKPRPGFEDKVFYVWFDAPIEYIGSTKEYFTDLSRKNGSNPDDWQKWWRLDQGADDVRYVEFMGKDNVAFHTVSFPATILGSGEPWKMVDTLKAFNWLNWYGGKFSTSMNRGVFMDQALEILPADYWRWYLIANAPESSDSSFTWEQFQATINKDLADVLGNFVNRILKFTESKFDGIVPAGGEAGPLEEKLYADISALLVEATEAFEAMEMRKAAQAVRRIWVLGNEYLQEAAPWTAFKTDVERAGVIVRHGLNLVRLYATLAQPIIPFAAQSIADCVGVELPLAWPSMDAKAELSQLPAGQKVQSGEVLFKKIDDDMVAEWAARFGGSEA from the coding sequence ATGTCCCGCATCCTGATCACCTCCGCGCTTCCCTATATCAATGGCATCAAGCACCTCGGCAATCTGGCCGGTTCCATGCTGCCGGCGGATGTGTTCGCCCGGTTCCAGAGGGCGCGGGGACATGAGGTGCTCTATATCTGCGCCACCGACGAGCACGGCACGCCGGCTGAGCTGGCGGCCGCCAAGGCTGGCCAGGATGTCCGCACCTATTGCGACGAACAGCATCTGATCCAGAAGAACGCTGGCGAAGCTTTCGGTCTGAGCTATGACTGGTTCGGCCGGTCTTCCTCGCCGGAAAACCGCGAGCTGACGCAGGCATTCTGTGAGGCGCTGGATCGGAATGGCCTGATCGAAGAACGGGTCGACAAGATGGTCTTCTCCATCGATGACGGCCGCTTCCTGCCAGATCGCTATGTTGAAGGCACCTGTCCGCACTGTGGTTACGACAAGGCGCGCGGCGACCAGTGTGACAATTGCGGCCGCCTGCTTGACCCCACCGACCTGATCAATCCCTATTCGGCGGTTTCCGGTTCGCGCAACCTCGAAGTGCGCGATACGCGCCATCTCTATTTGTTGCAAACCAAGGTCGAACCGCAGTTGCGCGAATGGATCGCTGGCAAATCGGAATGGCCGCAACTGGCGCTATCCATCGCCAACAAGCATTTGGAAGAGGGCCTGATCGACCGCGGTATTACGCGCGATCTGAAATGGGGTGTGCCGGTGACCAAGGATGGTAAGCCGCGTCCCGGTTTTGAGGATAAGGTCTTCTATGTCTGGTTCGATGCGCCGATCGAGTATATCGGCAGCACAAAAGAATATTTCACCGACTTGTCTCGGAAGAATGGGAGCAATCCCGACGACTGGCAAAAGTGGTGGCGCCTCGACCAGGGCGCCGATGATGTCCGCTATGTCGAATTCATGGGCAAGGACAATGTCGCCTTCCACACGGTTAGCTTCCCGGCCACCATTCTGGGCTCCGGTGAGCCGTGGAAGATGGTTGATACGCTGAAGGCTTTCAACTGGCTCAACTGGTATGGCGGCAAGTTCTCGACCTCCATGAACCGCGGCGTCTTCATGGACCAGGCACTGGAAATCCTGCCGGCCGATTACTGGCGCTGGTATCTGATCGCCAACGCGCCGGAAAGTTCGGATTCGTCGTTCACCTGGGAGCAGTTCCAGGCCACGATCAACAAGGACCTGGCTGATGTGCTCGGCAATTTTGTCAACCGCATCCTGAAATTTACCGAATCGAAGTTTGACGGCATCGTACCGGCAGGCGGCGAGGCCGGGCCGCTGGAAGAAAAGCTCTATGCCGATATCTCGGCCCTGCTGGTCGAAGCGACCGAGGCTTTCGAGGCGATGGAAATGCGCAAGGCGGCGCAGGCCGTTCGCCGTATCTGGGTGCTGGGTAACGAGTATCTGCAGGAAGCCGCCCCGTGGACGGCCTTCAAGACAGATGTCGAGCGTGCCGGCGTGATCGTGCGCCACGGCCTGAACCTGGTACGTCTCTATGCCACCCTGGCCCAGCCGATCATTCCGTTTGCCGCGCAGAGCATTGCCGATTGCGTTGGGGTTGAATTGCCGCTGGCCTGGCCGTCGATGGACGCAAAGGCTGAACTGAGCCAGTTGCCGGCCGGTCAGAAGGTGCAGTCCGGCGAAGTGCTGTTCAAAAAGATCGATGACGATATGGTCGCCGAATGGGCCGCGCGATTCGGCGGCAGCGAGGCATAA
- a CDS encoding FMN-binding negative transcriptional regulator has protein sequence MDPKPAKYAPKSDADILDIVTRHPFAWIVTAAGGFGATQLPVRPYLENGRLAGLIGHFGRNNPQIAHLRAHPRALLLLTGPHGYISPSWLTDRTQAPTWNYASIAFDCDIRLIEDAPGIEMLLRDLIDTMEAGRDNAWSLDDMGERAARLAQGVVGFHARITDVQAAFKMGQDEAVQEYDEILAALDRAGETDLATEMRRQNPAR, from the coding sequence ATGGACCCGAAACCCGCCAAATATGCCCCGAAATCCGACGCCGATATCCTCGATATCGTCACCCGCCATCCATTTGCCTGGATCGTTACGGCTGCCGGCGGCTTTGGCGCGACCCAGCTTCCGGTCCGGCCATATTTGGAAAATGGCCGGCTGGCCGGGCTGATCGGGCATTTCGGGCGCAACAATCCCCAGATCGCGCACCTGCGCGCTCACCCCCGCGCCCTCCTGCTGCTTACGGGACCGCATGGCTATATCTCGCCCTCATGGCTGACAGACCGCACCCAGGCCCCGACCTGGAACTATGCCAGCATCGCTTTCGATTGCGACATCCGCCTGATTGAAGATGCCCCCGGCATAGAGATGCTCCTGCGCGACCTTATCGATACAATGGAGGCGGGCCGCGACAATGCCTGGTCGCTGGACGACATGGGCGAACGCGCGGCACGGCTGGCGCAGGGCGTAGTAGGCTTTCACGCCCGGATTACCGATGTGCAGGCGGCGTTCAAGATGGGACAGGATGAAGCCGTGCAGGAATATGATGAAATCCTGGCGGCGCTGGACCGCGCGGGCGAAACCGACCTAGCGACGGAGATGCGCCGGCAGAATCCGGCCCGCTGA
- a CDS encoding helix-turn-helix transcriptional regulator — protein MMTRSTHGEDYQKVNRPIAVLIDEYSPDHVDPPHSHERAQLLYATSGVMSVITDEVSFTIPPQRGVWMPAGVRHEAHCRGHVSLRTLYVEPDADSRMPKRCQTLKISPLLRELIIEAGNLPIEYSLNGREARIMELILDEIAEAVEHPASALNIPMPKDPRLSRICRKIMDDPAAEDDLDHWAAVACMGRRTFTRAFRRETGITFSEWRQQVRLAEAVSMLASGKSVTTVAYEVGYNSPSAFGTMFQRAFGTPPSQYFSQLTKPVAGA, from the coding sequence ATGATGACACGCAGCACGCATGGTGAAGATTATCAGAAGGTCAATCGCCCGATCGCCGTGCTGATTGACGAATATTCACCGGATCATGTCGATCCGCCGCACAGCCATGAACGTGCCCAGTTGCTGTACGCCACATCTGGCGTGATGTCGGTCATAACCGATGAGGTCAGTTTCACCATTCCCCCACAGCGCGGCGTATGGATGCCGGCCGGTGTCCGTCATGAGGCCCACTGCCGGGGGCATGTGTCGCTGCGCACGCTCTATGTCGAGCCGGATGCCGACAGCCGGATGCCGAAGCGCTGCCAGACGCTGAAAATATCGCCCTTGCTGCGTGAACTGATTATCGAGGCGGGCAACCTGCCGATCGAGTACAGCCTCAATGGACGTGAGGCGCGCATAATGGAACTGATTCTCGATGAGATTGCCGAGGCGGTTGAGCATCCGGCATCGGCGCTCAACATACCGATGCCAAAGGATCCGCGCCTCTCGCGCATTTGCCGGAAGATCATGGATGATCCGGCGGCGGAAGATGATCTCGATCACTGGGCCGCAGTGGCCTGCATGGGGCGCCGCACCTTCACGCGCGCTTTCCGCCGGGAAACGGGCATTACCTTCTCAGAGTGGCGGCAGCAGGTCAGGCTGGCGGAGGCGGTATCCATGCTGGCCTCCGGCAAGTCGGTGACGACGGTTGCTTACGAGGTCGGGTATAACAGCCCCAGTGCGTTCGGCACCATGTTCCAGCGCGCCTTCGGTACGCCGCCCAGCCAGTATTTCAGCCAGCTCACAAAGCCGGTCGCGGGCGCCTGA
- a CDS encoding PepSY domain-containing protein, which translates to MQIRTIHRYVSLVFAALWVFQAVTGCLIVFRWDIDDAGVAGSRAAFQAERLGARLDSLVQEPGTHVSSVWSANNSASRFDIFYSRADTDRTLRVDGQGEPLRDRRNDTLSDGNIFDRLSDLHMALMLGDAGRAFLGLSGLLLLTNIGLGLKLAWPRAGQWLKALSRPKGKAGVPLLHGWHRTVGLWIAVPAFITISAGVLLAFDEGLEGLFKAEIPVPAEIRPASDNQNQTLRRPGGSFGALSRRHPFRLLPAWRRHALVQGPPAGEWRNTANLGADNRIYRRA; encoded by the coding sequence ATGCAGATCAGGACCATCCACCGTTATGTCAGTCTCGTTTTTGCCGCCCTCTGGGTCTTTCAGGCGGTCACCGGCTGCCTGATCGTCTTCCGCTGGGATATTGACGACGCCGGTGTTGCCGGCTCCCGCGCCGCTTTCCAGGCCGAACGCCTGGGTGCAAGACTGGACAGCCTGGTTCAGGAACCGGGCACGCACGTGTCTTCCGTGTGGTCGGCCAATAACAGCGCCAGCCGTTTCGATATTTTTTACAGCCGGGCGGATACGGACCGCACTCTGCGTGTTGATGGACAGGGCGAACCCTTGCGTGACCGGCGCAACGATACCCTTTCCGACGGCAATATATTCGACCGCCTGAGCGACCTTCACATGGCCCTGATGCTGGGTGATGCCGGCCGGGCCTTTCTTGGTCTCAGCGGCCTCCTGCTCCTGACAAACATCGGCCTGGGTCTCAAGCTTGCCTGGCCGCGCGCCGGCCAGTGGCTGAAGGCGCTCAGCCGCCCGAAAGGCAAGGCCGGCGTTCCCCTGCTCCACGGATGGCATCGTACCGTCGGCCTGTGGATCGCCGTACCCGCCTTTATCACCATTTCCGCTGGGGTCCTGCTGGCCTTTGACGAGGGCCTTGAGGGGCTTTTCAAAGCCGAAATCCCGGTGCCCGCCGAGATAAGGCCGGCTTCGGACAACCAGAATCAAACCCTCCGCCGCCCTGGCGGCAGCTTTGGCGCCCTATCCCGGCGCCACCCTTTCCGGCTTCTCCCTGCCTGGCGAAGACACGCCCTGGTACAAGGTCCGCCTGCGGGCGAATGGCGAAATACCGCGAATCTGGGGGCTGACAACCGTATATATAGACGCGCATGA
- a CDS encoding TonB-dependent siderophore receptor: MLTQRTSINKTITRALLLATVATACISGAAQAQQDDTGDGLKTTRETVDGSTVVIIRSKRFVPSGAMSANKTDIPLIRTPQSVSVINRDQIDLLGFTDLQQAVRYTSGAFGENYGPDLRYDFVTLRGFTPKQYVDGLAAPVTTTIFSTGVDLYAFDTASIIKGPAATLYGNSPPGGLYNETSRRASRNFGGEIQGKLGSYDYKSIAGTVTGALSSNVSARLTGLYLDRGAERDGVSAKRDLIAPTVTWKITDNDTLTGLAYLQDDEVDGDTNGFLPELGTLLPNPNGQVSESANLGEPDYNIYKRNQWAVGYDYKHTFSNNLSFSSNAKYSKYRENSKVIYGAALEADNRTVDRYSFPYMENVESFAIDNRLDGTFTTGSVTHKVLAGIDYRDVKNFAQYGFALASSIDLYNPVYSDASSLTDPAWNPYNDQDLKQTGLYVQDQIGINKLFITIGGRYDEDKIVTKTYLPATTTKDSKFTYRIGANYLFDNGVAPYASYSTSFEPVIGTGFRPTEGEQSEIGVKYDGRTLDNGVKLFATAAVYDIKQTNVVSTVYFPTFISTQIGEVEVKGFETEFVARINEQFSINGSYTYTDSEVLASNNPAEVGGPMPTTPKDKASLFADYTLKSGALGGLGFGLGVRYNSKSLGSYGAGIWGQQSTLFDAAIHYDTPAWRLALNGSNITDVKYVARCSGSVGCTYGAGQTWTATLTRKF; this comes from the coding sequence ATGCTGACCCAACGGACTTCGATAAATAAAACCATTACACGGGCTCTGCTTCTGGCAACCGTGGCGACCGCCTGCATCAGCGGCGCCGCCCAGGCACAGCAGGATGACACCGGCGACGGCCTCAAGACCACCAGGGAAACCGTTGACGGCTCTACCGTCGTCATCATCAGGTCCAAGCGCTTCGTTCCGAGCGGCGCCATGTCGGCCAACAAAACCGACATCCCGCTGATCCGGACTCCGCAGTCGGTTTCGGTCATCAACCGCGACCAGATCGACCTGCTCGGCTTCACCGACCTGCAACAGGCGGTACGCTACACCTCTGGTGCCTTCGGTGAAAACTATGGCCCCGACCTGCGCTACGATTTCGTCACCCTGCGCGGCTTCACGCCGAAACAATATGTTGACGGCCTGGCAGCGCCCGTCACCACCACCATCTTCTCGACCGGCGTGGATCTCTACGCTTTCGATACGGCCAGCATCATCAAGGGTCCAGCCGCCACGCTTTATGGCAACTCGCCTCCGGGCGGCCTCTATAACGAGACCAGCCGCCGCGCCAGCCGCAATTTTGGCGGTGAAATCCAGGGCAAGCTCGGTAGCTATGACTACAAGTCGATCGCCGGCACGGTCACCGGCGCCCTGTCCAGCAATGTCTCGGCGCGCCTGACCGGCCTTTACCTCGATCGCGGCGCGGAGCGCGACGGCGTCTCGGCCAAGCGCGACCTGATCGCCCCGACCGTGACCTGGAAGATCACCGACAACGACACCCTCACGGGTCTGGCCTACCTGCAGGACGACGAGGTTGATGGCGACACCAACGGCTTCCTGCCGGAACTGGGCACCCTTCTGCCGAACCCGAACGGCCAGGTCAGTGAATCGGCCAATCTCGGCGAGCCGGATTACAATATCTACAAGCGCAACCAGTGGGCCGTCGGTTACGATTACAAGCACACATTCAGCAACAACCTGTCCTTCTCGTCGAACGCCAAGTACAGCAAGTACCGCGAGAACAGCAAGGTGATCTATGGCGCGGCACTTGAGGCCGATAACCGCACGGTCGATCGCTACAGCTTCCCCTACATGGAAAATGTCGAGAGCTTCGCCATCGATAACCGACTGGATGGCACCTTCACCACCGGCAGCGTGACACACAAGGTTCTGGCCGGTATCGACTACCGCGATGTCAAGAACTTCGCCCAGTACGGCTTTGCCTTGGCCTCATCGATAGACCTGTATAACCCGGTTTACAGCGACGCTTCCTCCCTTACCGACCCGGCCTGGAATCCCTACAACGACCAGGACCTGAAGCAGACCGGCCTCTATGTCCAGGACCAGATCGGTATCAACAAGCTGTTTATCACGATTGGTGGCCGTTACGACGAAGACAAGATCGTCACAAAAACCTATCTGCCCGCGACGACGACCAAGGACAGCAAATTCACCTACCGTATCGGCGCCAACTACCTGTTCGACAATGGCGTCGCTCCCTATGCCAGCTACTCGACCTCGTTCGAGCCTGTCATCGGCACCGGCTTCCGGCCGACCGAAGGCGAGCAGTCGGAAATCGGCGTCAAATATGACGGTCGTACACTGGACAACGGCGTGAAACTTTTCGCCACGGCGGCCGTTTACGATATCAAGCAGACCAATGTGGTTTCGACCGTTTATTTCCCCACCTTCATCAGCACCCAGATCGGTGAAGTCGAGGTCAAGGGCTTCGAGACCGAGTTTGTGGCCCGTATCAACGAGCAGTTCTCGATCAACGGCTCCTACACCTATACGGACAGTGAAGTCCTGGCCTCAAACAATCCGGCTGAAGTTGGTGGCCCCATGCCGACGACTCCAAAAGACAAGGCTTCCCTGTTTGCCGACTACACGCTGAAATCCGGCGCGCTCGGCGGTCTCGGCTTTGGTCTGGGCGTCCGTTACAACTCCAAGAGTCTGGGCTCCTATGGCGCGGGCATCTGGGGTCAGCAATCAACCCTGTTCGATGCCGCCATCCACTATGATACCCCGGCCTGGCGTCTGGCTCTGAACGGCAGCAACATTACAGACGTCAAGTACGTCGCCCGCTGCTCCGGTTCGGTCGGCTGTACTTACGGCGCCGGTCAGACCTGGACCGCGACATTGACGCGGAAGTTCTGA
- a CDS encoding amidohydrolase family protein — translation MKGSFSRVWLPLIALSLICPATWAATPHRAPHRPPVVRDEKPKPDFAAEKTQEHPIPFLLGTNPSTYKPLPRQDVLITHATVLDGAGHRFDDADVLSRDGKIIAVGQHLDGGNARVIDARGRWVTPGLIDPHSHDGTYSMPLTSIDSDSSDVSELSSPIAADTWIEHAINTQDASFLYALQGGVTTLQILPGSTPQIGGRAVTLHSIPATSVAAMKFPDAPTGLKMSCGENAKGYYGGKGMKPNSRQGEMANFRDIFSQAEAYRDQWNHYHADPHGPPPSRDLKLDTLAAVLDGDLRVNIHCYRADDMAEMQALATEFDFKIIAFHHTVEGYKNPDLFTKTGTCAIVWPDWWGFKMEANDGIRENAAILDAAGACVTVHSDSPVIGQRLNIEAAKAAAAGRHMGLPEPPEHIIKWITSNPAKVLGLEDKIGTLAPGYNADIVIWSGDPFSIYTKADTVMIDGAIAYDRQDPAYQPLSDFQLGRKAGVVQ, via the coding sequence ATGAAGGGTTCATTTTCCAGGGTCTGGCTGCCCCTCATTGCTCTGTCCCTCATTTGCCCCGCGACCTGGGCCGCCACACCCCACCGCGCGCCGCATCGACCGCCTGTCGTACGCGACGAAAAGCCAAAGCCTGATTTTGCCGCTGAAAAAACGCAGGAACATCCCATCCCCTTCCTGCTCGGCACCAATCCGAGCACTTACAAACCCTTGCCCCGCCAGGATGTGCTGATCACCCACGCCACGGTACTCGATGGCGCCGGTCATCGCTTCGATGATGCCGATGTGCTGAGCCGTGACGGCAAGATCATCGCGGTAGGCCAGCATCTCGACGGTGGCAATGCCCGCGTCATCGATGCCAGGGGCCGCTGGGTGACCCCCGGCCTGATCGATCCGCACAGCCACGATGGCACCTATTCGATGCCTCTGACCTCGATCGACAGCGACTCGTCCGATGTCTCGGAGTTGAGTTCGCCGATCGCCGCCGACACCTGGATCGAGCACGCCATCAATACCCAGGATGCCAGTTTCCTCTACGCCCTGCAAGGCGGCGTCACCACGCTCCAGATCCTGCCCGGTTCCACGCCGCAGATCGGCGGCCGGGCAGTGACGCTGCATTCGATCCCCGCCACCTCGGTCGCCGCCATGAAGTTTCCCGATGCGCCAACGGGCCTCAAGATGTCGTGCGGCGAGAACGCCAAGGGCTATTACGGCGGCAAGGGTATGAAGCCAAACAGCCGGCAAGGCGAAATGGCCAATTTTCGTGATATTTTCAGCCAGGCCGAAGCCTATCGTGACCAGTGGAACCACTATCACGCCGATCCGCACGGCCCGCCACCATCGCGTGACCTGAAGCTCGATACCCTGGCGGCTGTTCTGGACGGCGACCTGCGGGTCAATATCCATTGCTACCGTGCCGATGACATGGCCGAGATGCAAGCCCTGGCCACCGAGTTTGATTTCAAAATCATCGCCTTCCACCACACGGTCGAGGGCTACAAGAATCCCGACCTGTTCACCAAAACCGGCACCTGCGCCATTGTCTGGCCTGACTGGTGGGGCTTCAAGATGGAGGCCAATGACGGCATCCGCGAAAATGCCGCCATTCTCGATGCCGCCGGCGCCTGCGTCACCGTCCATTCGGATTCGCCGGTCATCGGCCAGAGGCTGAATATCGAAGCCGCCAAGGCCGCGGCCGCCGGCCGGCACATGGGCCTGCCGGAGCCGCCGGAACACATCATCAAATGGATCACCAGCAATCCGGCCAAGGTGCTGGGTCTCGAAGATAAAATCGGCACGCTCGCGCCCGGCTATAATGCCGATATCGTCATCTGGTCGGGCGATCCGTTCAGCATCTATACCAAGGCGGATACCGTCATGATTGACGGCGCCATCGCCTATGACCGCCAGGATCCGGCCTATCAGCCCCTGAGCGATTTCCAGCTTGGCCGAAAGGCAGGAGTGGTTCAATGA
- a CDS encoding amidohydrolase family protein yields MIRVTLLSLAVLLPAPAFAQDLAITHAEAWTMSGAGKISDATVLVHDGRIVSVTPSGAVPAGATVIDAGGRMVTPGLMNAATQLGLVETGSADETNDKSSSNTTLGASFDIQYALNANSVLLPVARADGLTRAVSYPAAAGTAPFMGQAATIHLTETGDILERPQAAMYVQIGSATLSAAGGSRSAQWQLLRNALIEAGRYKPGQPDQPISRLDAEALQKVLKGQLLVIVTQRESDIRQTIALAKDFKLRVAVMGADEAWRCADALAAARIPVILDPMDNLPISFDQIGARLDNAAILGKAGVQMAFYASGNTIYLSYDAGEAMREVAGLAVANGLPYEDALAAMTRNPAAIFGLNDHYGTLAKDQEADLVIWDGDPLEPGTYPWKVFVLGHEASLETRQTLLRDRYAKPSALPPVYQK; encoded by the coding sequence ATGATCCGCGTCACGCTTCTCTCGCTTGCCGTCCTTCTGCCGGCCCCTGCCTTTGCGCAGGATCTGGCCATCACCCACGCCGAAGCTTGGACGATGTCCGGCGCCGGCAAGATTTCTGATGCCACCGTATTGGTCCATGACGGCAGGATCGTCTCGGTCACCCCTTCCGGCGCCGTGCCCGCTGGCGCCACCGTAATCGACGCCGGCGGCCGGATGGTTACGCCCGGCCTGATGAACGCCGCCACCCAGCTTGGACTGGTCGAGACGGGTTCGGCCGACGAGACCAATGACAAATCGAGCAGCAACACCACATTGGGGGCCTCGTTCGACATCCAGTACGCGCTCAACGCGAACAGCGTGCTGCTGCCCGTGGCGCGCGCCGATGGCCTGACCCGCGCGGTCTCCTATCCGGCCGCCGCCGGCACCGCGCCCTTCATGGGCCAGGCCGCCACTATCCACCTGACAGAGACTGGCGACATTCTCGAACGGCCCCAGGCCGCTATGTACGTGCAGATCGGCAGCGCTACGCTTTCCGCCGCCGGCGGTTCGCGCAGCGCCCAGTGGCAACTCCTGCGCAATGCCCTGATCGAGGCCGGGCGTTATAAGCCGGGCCAGCCCGATCAGCCGATCAGCCGTCTCGACGCCGAGGCCCTGCAAAAGGTGTTAAAAGGCCAGTTGCTGGTCATTGTCACCCAGCGCGAATCCGATATTCGTCAGACAATTGCTTTGGCAAAGGACTTCAAACTGCGCGTCGCCGTCATGGGCGCTGACGAAGCCTGGCGCTGCGCCGACGCCTTGGCCGCCGCCAGAATCCCGGTCATCCTCGATCCGATGGATAACCTGCCGATCAGCTTCGACCAGATCGGCGCGCGGCTGGATAACGCCGCCATCCTCGGCAAGGCCGGCGTACAAATGGCATTCTACGCCTCTGGCAACACCATCTATCTCTCCTACGATGCCGGTGAAGCCATGCGCGAAGTGGCTGGCCTGGCCGTCGCCAATGGTCTGCCCTACGAGGATGCACTGGCGGCCATGACGCGCAACCCCGCCGCTATCTTTGGCCTCAATGACCATTATGGCACCCTGGCGAAGGACCAGGAGGCCGACCTGGTCATCTGGGATGGCGATCCGCTGGAGCCTGGCACCTACCCATGGAAGGTCTTCGTCCTGGGCCACGAAGCCTCGCTCGAAACCCGCCAGACCTTGCTGCGCGACCGCTACGCCAAACCTTCTGCCCTGCCCCCGGTCTATCAGAAATGA
- a CDS encoding PepSY domain-containing protein, with amino-acid sequence MPGEDTPWYKVRLRANGEIPRIWGLTTVYIDAHDGRILSAYDARQAHGPARLVLDTIYPLHTGQIGGITGRILQLLIGFWLIAMAGLGISLWWTRKRLARKKTAS; translated from the coding sequence CTGCCTGGCGAAGACACGCCCTGGTACAAGGTCCGCCTGCGGGCGAATGGCGAAATACCGCGAATCTGGGGGCTGACAACCGTATATATAGACGCGCATGACGGCCGGATTTTAAGCGCGTATGATGCCCGTCAGGCGCATGGCCCGGCGCGGCTCGTGCTTGATACGATTTACCCTCTGCATACCGGCCAGATCGGCGGGATTACCGGTCGGATTTTGCAGTTGCTCATTGGCTTCTGGCTGATCGCCATGGCCGGACTGGGAATCAGTCTGTGGTGGACACGCAAACGCCTTGCAAGAAAAAAGACTGCGTCCTGA
- a CDS encoding amino acid permease: MPARLFARKSIEALQAEEHPLHRTLDGFQLMLLGIGCIVGAGVYVMTGTAAAHFAGPAVILSFLLAATACGFTALCYAELASTIPVSGSSYTYAYATLGQVVAWGLSWLLMLEYGLAGSALAVGFSSYLVSLLTDFGVNIPAWLSTPSVVSTVVDGRTSFSLSGGVNLIAAIALLISAVILSAGVSKSTLVTTILVFIKISVLIAFVAVGTGAVNPANWTPFIPANEGGFAFGWQGIVRGASILFFAYLGFETVSTAASETKNPQRNMPIGILGALFVCTALYIAVAAVLTGLVPYKELGVADPIAVAVDRIGQPAFAFIIKIGALTGLASVLLVNGYGHSRICYAMGRDGLIPPLFSKVHPRLRTPVWGTITVCLTSAVIAAFLPISVLGDMVSFGTALAFSIVAFSLIWLRNRRPDLPRPFRVPLGGFSIGKVWIGYVPLLAIVLCFGMVIPVGMDILSQAGRGDVLPAIFLGLYLLAGVLIYVFYGYRNAHTPDTE, encoded by the coding sequence ATGCCCGCCAGACTGTTCGCCCGAAAATCCATAGAGGCCCTGCAGGCTGAAGAGCATCCCCTGCATCGGACTCTGGACGGTTTCCAGCTCATGCTGCTGGGAATCGGCTGCATTGTCGGCGCCGGCGTCTATGTGATGACGGGCACGGCCGCCGCCCATTTCGCCGGACCAGCCGTCATACTGTCGTTTCTGCTGGCCGCGACCGCCTGCGGCTTTACCGCCCTGTGCTATGCCGAACTCGCCTCGACCATCCCGGTCTCCGGTTCATCATACACATACGCTTACGCCACCCTGGGCCAGGTTGTGGCCTGGGGGCTGAGTTGGCTGCTGATGCTCGAATACGGCCTTGCCGGCTCTGCACTCGCTGTCGGGTTTTCCAGCTACCTGGTCAGCCTGCTCACTGATTTCGGCGTCAATATACCGGCCTGGCTGTCTACGCCGTCTGTCGTCTCAACGGTGGTGGACGGACGGACCAGCTTTTCACTGAGCGGCGGGGTTAACCTGATCGCCGCCATCGCGCTGCTGATCAGCGCCGTGATCCTGTCGGCGGGCGTTTCCAAGTCCACCCTCGTCACCACCATCCTCGTCTTCATAAAGATATCCGTGCTCATCGCGTTCGTGGCTGTCGGCACCGGTGCGGTGAACCCGGCCAACTGGACCCCCTTCATTCCGGCCAATGAGGGCGGCTTCGCCTTCGGCTGGCAGGGCATCGTCCGCGGCGCCTCCATACTGTTCTTCGCCTACCTCGGCTTTGAAACCGTATCGACCGCCGCCAGCGAAACGAAAAATCCGCAAAGGAACATGCCGATCGGCATATTGGGCGCGCTCTTTGTCTGCACGGCCCTTTATATCGCTGTGGCCGCCGTCCTGACCGGCCTGGTGCCCTACAAGGAACTTGGGGTCGCCGATCCGATCGCCGTCGCGGTCGATCGCATCGGCCAGCCGGCCTTTGCCTTCATCATCAAGATCGGCGCCCTGACCGGCCTTGCTTCCGTCCTGCTGGTCAATGGCTACGGTCATTCGCGCATCTGCTACGCCATGGGCCGTGACGGGCTGATTCCACCGCTGTTCTCGAAGGTCCACCCCAGGTTACGAACACCCGTGTGGGGCACGATCACCGTCTGCCTCACCTCAGCGGTCATCGCGGCCTTTCTGCCCATTTCCGTGCTGGGCGACATGGTCAGTTTCGGCACGGCGCTCGCCTTTTCGATCGTCGCCTTCAGCTTGATCTGGCTGCGCAATCGCCGTCCTGACCTGCCCCGCCCTTTCCGCGTACCGCTTGGCGGTTTCTCGATCGGCAAGGTTTGGATCGGCTATGTTCCCTTGCTGGCCATAGTGCTGTGCTTCGGCATGGTTATACCCGTCGGCATGGATATCCTTTCGCAGGCCGGACGCGGCGACGTCCTGCCCGCCATATTCCTCGGACTGTACCTGCTGGCCGGTGTGCTGATCTACGTATTTTACGGGTATCGCAACGCGCATACACCTGACACTGAATAA